The DNA region GGCGGCAGAAGCCAGTCCAGCCGCCACACGCCCTCCGGCAGCGGACGCGCCGTCACCTCCGTCTGCGGTACGGACGCCGCCGCGCCGGTCAGCCCGGCGCCGCCGCCCAACTCACGATGCAGCAGGGCCTGTTGCTCCCAGGGCAGATCCGTGCGCAGCGCCGCCACAGCGTGCCGCTCCACGGATGTGCGGCCCGCGAAACGCACACCGAGGAGCTTCCGTACGGTCGATCGTGCGCCGTCGCAGCCGACGAGATAGCTGCCCCGCCACCAGGTGCCGCCCCGTCGCGCCCCCGACGCCTCACCACGGGCGCCCATTCGGGCCGCTCCGCCGTGGCCGGCCCCATGGCCGCCTCGATAGCCGTCGTCGTTCTCGACGGGTACGAGAGTGCCGCGCGGACGGGTATGTGCGGTGACGCCCGTAGCGTCCTGCTCGATGATGTCCACATGGCTGCGCGTGACGATCTGGGCGAGCCGCTCCTTCGCGAGCGCGGCGCGCAGGCCCTGCTCCAACTCGTGCTGTTCCACATGGAGCGGCGAGGTCTCCTCGCTCAACTCGACATCCTGGACGAGCTGCCGGCGCCGCCGTGTGCTCCAGCGGGTCCAGCGCGCGCCCGGAACGGAGGCGTGCGGAGCGGTCAGCGCCCCCAGCCACGAGGCCGTGTCGGGGCGCAGCACACAGCTTCGGGCGGCGCGCACGGTCACCTTGCCGTTGCCGTTGTCCAGTACGAGCGAGGGCACTCCGGACTTCGCGAGCGCGAGGGACAGCGCGAGCCCGGTCGGCCCGGCGCCGACGACGATGACTTCGGACTCGCTCACGCGCGGTTCCCCGAGCAGTGCCCGGCACCGCGGAACGCCCGGCCCGCACAGGCGGTTGAGGGGGTGGAAGCGGGAGTGGGTGGAGCACAGTGCGCGATCACGAAACGTATGCAACCCAGTGCCAGGTCACCCGTCAAGCTGAGCCGGAACGACGGAAGCGGCGGCCCGGACAGATCGTGACAAGTCCTGGCCGCCGCGCGCCGTGGCTGTTCCAACCGGCCGGCCGCCGGCGCCTGCCGTTTCGGTTCCCGAGGGGTTCCTCCGGCGGGAACCGGAATCGGCCGGTGGCGCCGGCGTGCCGTGTCAGGCCGCGGGCCCCGCGCCGCCGCCCATGTCGGGCGCCGCCGTCTGGGTCTCGGCCACCGGGATGCCGGTCTTGGCACGCCGCCCCCGCTTCTCGATCCAGTTCGCGAGCGCGGACAGGGCGAGGCACATGGCGACGTAGATGGCACCGAAGACCAGGACCACGGGCACATACGGGTTCTCACCGTCGACGAGGATGGTGCTGGCCATCTGCCGCCCGGCGTACAGCAGTTCCTCGTAGGTGATGACGAAGCCCAGCGAGGTGTCCTTGAGCGTGACGACGAGCTGGCTGACGATCGTCGGCAGCATGGACCGTACGGCCTGCGGGATGAGGACCGTCGTCATCACCTGGGTCTTGTTCATGCCCAGCGCGTACGCGGCCTCGCTCTGCCCCCTGGGCACGGCGACGATCCCGGCGCGCAGCACCTCGGCCTGCACCGCGCCGTTGTAGAGCGTGAGGCCGAGCACGACCGCCCACAGCGGATCGCTGGTGAAGAAGCCCACCCACAGCACGTAGATGGTGATCAGCAGCGGTACGGCGCGGAAGAGTTCGATGACGCCGGTCGCGACCCAGCTCACGGGCTTGTGGTCGGAGAGCCGCGCCACCGCGAGCAGCACGGCGAGCACCAGCGACAGCACACCCGCCATCGCGAAGGCCTCAAGGGTGCTGACGATGCCCTTGGCGATGGAGTTGCGGACGCCCGCGTAGTTGAAGATGTCCCACATCGCGCCGTCGAGCTGGCCCTTGATCGCCAGCCGGTAGATCACGAAGGCGACGATCGCGAGCACCGCGGCGGAGCCGACGACGGCGTAAGTGCGGTTGCGTGCACGGGCCTTGGGGCCCGGTGCGTCGAAGAGTACGGAAGAGCTCATCGGGCGACCTCCAGCCTGCGCTCCAGCAGCCGGAACAGGCCGCTGATGAGGAAGACGAGCACGAGGTAGGCGAGGGCCACCCATACGAAGATGACCATGACGTTGTAGCCCTTGTCGCTCAGCACCTTCTGGACGCTGAAGAGTTCGGGGTTGTTGAAGGCACCCGCGATGGCGGAGTTCTTCGTGAGGGCGATCATGATGCTGCTCAGCGGCGGAAGCACCGTACGCGTCGCCTGCGGCAGCACCACCATGCGGAGCGTCTGCACGAAGGTCATGCCGAGGCTGCGGGCGGCCTCGGCCTGCCCGAGCGGCACGGTGCTGATGCCGGAGCGCACCGCCTCGCACACGAACGACGAGGTGTACAGGCCGAGCGCCAGCACGCCCAGGATGTAGGAGCTGATGCCGGGGAAGACGATCTGCGGCAGTACGAAGAAGGCCACGAGGAACAGCAGCGTCAGCGGGGTGTTGCGAAGCACCGTGACCCACACGGTGCCGAACGCGCGCAGCGGCGGCACCGGCGAGACCCGGAAGCCGGCTATCAGCACGCCGAGCACGAGAGAGAGCGCGGCACTGGCCGCGGTCAGTGAGACCGTTCCGAGGAATCCGTCGCGGAACAGGTCCAAGTGGTCGAGCAGAACATTCATAGGGTCTCCGCAGGGCGGTCAGGGAATGCCGCGTCCCGTACGCCCGCCCGCTGTGGGACGGGCGTACGGGACGCGGGTGGCGCAGGGGCCGTGCCCCCGGCATGCCCCCCGTCGGTGCACGCCGGAGGCGACGCATCAGCCGTCAGCCGTGAGCCGCAGGCCGACGGAGGACAGGAGGGCCGTCAGTCGCGCTCCAGGGCCGGCGGCTCCTCGAACTTCGAACCGGAGCGGCCGAGGGTCGCGTCGTAGGCCTTTTTGTAGCTGCCGTCCTTCTGGTGTGCCTCGACGGCATCGAGCACGGCGTTCTGAAGCTCCTTGTCGCCCTTCTTCAGACCGATGCCGTACGGCTCCTCGCTGAAGGTCTTGCCTACGACCTTGAGCTTGGTCGGACGCTCGGCGGCGTAGCCCTTGAGGATGGCGTCGTCGGTCGTCATCGCGTCGACCTGGCCGTCGAGAAGCTGCTTGACGCAGTCGGTGTACTTGCCGAACTCCACGGGCTCAGCGCCGAACTTGGACTTGTTGTCCTTGAGGTTCTGTAGCGGCGTGGAGCCGGTGACGGAGCAGACCTTCTTGCCCTTGATGCTGTCGGGGCCCTTGATCGACTTCTCGTCCTTGCGCACGAGCAGGTCCTGGCCGGCCATGTAGTACGGGCCCGCGAAGGAGACCTGCTTCTTGCGCTCGTCGTTGATGGTGTACGTGCCGACCATCAGGTCGACCTGCCCCTTGGAGATCGCGGTCTCGCGCACGGAGGAGTCGATCGTCTTGAACTGGATGTCCTTCGTGGCGAAGCCGAGGTCGGCGGCGACCATCTTGGCGACCTCGATGTCGAAGCCCTCGTACTTCTTGGACGAGGGGTCCTGGAAGCCGAGGTAGGGCTGGTCGGACTTGGCGCCGATGATCAACTTGCCGCGCTTCTGTGCCTTCTTGAGCACGGGCGAGTCGACCTTGACGTCCTTGGCGACCTCGTACGTCGGCAGCGCCTTGGTGTCCGTGTCGCCGCCCGGCTTGTCACCGGCCGGGCCCTTCTTGCCTCCGCAGGCGGTGGCGGACAGGGCGAGGGTGAGGACCACGGCCGCCGAGGCGGCGGTCTTGCGGAACTTCATGATGGGCACATCCCTTGCTCGTGTTCTGCTGGTGTCGGCGGTCGTGCGGGCGGTCGTACACGTCCATGTCCGCAGCCGTACGGACCGTAGCCGTACGGCCTGCCGCGGTGTACGGCCCCCGGCTGCCGGTGGGGTGGCAGCCGGACGGCCGGGGGACCGGGCGGCGGAGCCGGCGTTCGTTGCGGGGCGTTTCGGTGCTGCGGTGTCCGGACCGCTCTGGAATCGATCGGTCCGTAAAGCGAACCGGACGGGCCAGACCGGCTCGGACAGGGCCTGACTGGTTCGGACGGGGCTGGACTGAACGGAGACGGGGCTGGACTGAACGAATCGGTACGGAAGTGCCGGATCTGCCGCGGAACTTCGGCCGCCCGTAAGTTCCCGGGCGGCACGTAGCAGTAAGTTCCACGGCGGCACATCAGTGGTGAAGAATCTTCGCGAGGAAGTCCTTCGCCCGGTCGCTGCGGGGGTTGTTGAAGAACTGCTCCGGCGTCGCCTCCTCGACGATCCGGCCGTCCGCCATGAACACGACCCGATTCGCGGCCGAGCGTGCGAAGCCCATCTCGTGAGTGACGACGACCATCGTCATGCCCTCGTCGGCGAGCTGCTTCATCACCTCGAGGACCTCGTTGATCATCTCGGGGTCGAGCGCTGACGTCGGTTCGTCGAAGAGCATCACCTTGGGGTCCATCGCGAGCGCGCGGGCGATCGCCACCCGCTGCTGCTGGCCCCCGGAGAGCTGTGCGGGGTACTTGTCGGCCTGGTTGCCGACACCGACCCGGTCGAGGAGCGCCCGTGCCTTGGTCTCCGCCGCCTGCTTCTCGGTGCGGCGGACCTTGGTCTGGCCGAGCATCACGTTCTCAAGGACCGTCTTGTGGGCGAACAGGTTGAACGCCTGGAAGACCATCCCGACGTCCGCGCGCAGCCTGGCGAGCGGCTTGCCTTCCTGCGGCAGCGGCTTGCCGTCGATGGAGATGCTGCCCGAATCGACGGTCTCGAGGCGGTTGATGGTGCGGCACAGCGTCGACTTGCCCGACCCGGAGGGCCCGATGACGACGACGACCTCTCCGCGGGCGATGGTCAGGTCGATGTCCTGGAGCACATGCAGCGCACCGAAGTGCTTGTTCACGTTGTCCAGTACGACCAGATCGTCCGCGGCCGGCGCGGCGTCCTTGGTCACCGATACTTCGCTCATCGGCGTGTAGCTCCGTCCTCGTCGGTTGCGAGGACACTAATGAGCGACTGCCACCAGCGTCATTACATCTGAGGGGAAATTGAGCATAACGATCCCGTCGCGGAACGGACCCGGCCCCGCAGAAGCCGTGGAATCCGTAGTCTGTCGTACCGGCTGACAGACGGAAATCCCGTGCCACAGGGAGCACCTCGACTCACCTGCGACGATACGGGGGATGCAGTGCCGCGGCGCATGCCGTGGACGTGGCGCACGCCGTGCGCGGCCGCGGACTCAGAGTCGCGGGTCGCAGGGGCGGGTCGCACGCGTAAGGTCGCGCGCCCGGGTGCGGCATCGCGGAGGGAGGGAGGCCCGAGTGAGGTTGCTGCTCGTCGAGGACGACATTCACGTCGCCACGGCGCTCTCGGCCGTGCTCGCACGGCACGGCTTCGACGTGGTGCACGCCCGCAGCGGCGAGGAGGCCCTCCGTGAGCTGCTGCCCTCCGAGGACGTGGCGCCCTTCGGTGTCGTACTGCTCGACCTGGGCCTGCCGGACCAGGACGGCTTCGAAGTGTGCGGCCGGATAAGGAAGATCAGTTCCACGCCCGTGATCATGGTGACTGCGCGTGGCGGCGTACGCTCCCGCATCCACGGGCTGAACCTCGGCGCCGACGACTACGTCGTCAAGCCCTACGACACCGGTGAGCTGCTGGCCCGTATCCATGCCGTCAGCCGCCGTGCCGCCGTGCCCGAGGAGAGCGGCGAGTCCTCGCGCGACGAGGGCACGCCCGCGGACAGTACTCTCCGGGTCGGTGCCGTGACCATCGAACTGCCCACGCGGCAGGTGTGTGTGGACGGCACCTCGGTGGCCCTGACACGCAAGGAGTTCGACGTGCTGGCGCTGCTCGCTCAGCGCCCGGGTGTCGTCTTCCGGCGGGAGCAGATCATCAGCGAGGTCTGGCGGACCAGTTGGGAGGGGACGGGGCGCACCCTGGAGGTGCATGTGGCGTCGCTGCGCTCCAAGCTGCAACTGCCCGCGCTGATCGAGACCGTGCGCGGTGTCGGCTACCGGCTTGTCGAGCCGTCGCAGCCGGCCTAGCGCTGAGCGGTACGCCGAAGTCGCGTACGTACCTCGGTACGTGGGGGAAGAGGGCCACAGGGCCACGGGTCGAAGGGGGCCACCGGCCAGGACAGGCAGGACAAACAGGACGGGCCGTGACAAGCAGGCCAGGACAGGCGGAACAGGCCGCGCGGCCGTGAGACCGGGAGCCGGAAGAGACCATGCACGCACGTCTGCTGCCACTGCTGATCGTTCTGCTCGCCGGTGTGCTGCTCGCT from Streptomyces marispadix includes:
- a CDS encoding amino acid ABC transporter permease encodes the protein MSSSVLFDAPGPKARARNRTYAVVGSAAVLAIVAFVIYRLAIKGQLDGAMWDIFNYAGVRNSIAKGIVSTLEAFAMAGVLSLVLAVLLAVARLSDHKPVSWVATGVIELFRAVPLLITIYVLWVGFFTSDPLWAVVLGLTLYNGAVQAEVLRAGIVAVPRGQSEAAYALGMNKTQVMTTVLIPQAVRSMLPTIVSQLVVTLKDTSLGFVITYEELLYAGRQMASTILVDGENPYVPVVLVFGAIYVAMCLALSALANWIEKRGRRAKTGIPVAETQTAAPDMGGGAGPAA
- a CDS encoding glutamate ABC transporter substrate-binding protein — encoded protein: MKFRKTAASAAVVLTLALSATACGGKKGPAGDKPGGDTDTKALPTYEVAKDVKVDSPVLKKAQKRGKLIIGAKSDQPYLGFQDPSSKKYEGFDIEVAKMVAADLGFATKDIQFKTIDSSVRETAISKGQVDLMVGTYTINDERKKQVSFAGPYYMAGQDLLVRKDEKSIKGPDSIKGKKVCSVTGSTPLQNLKDNKSKFGAEPVEFGKYTDCVKQLLDGQVDAMTTDDAILKGYAAERPTKLKVVGKTFSEEPYGIGLKKGDKELQNAVLDAVEAHQKDGSYKKAYDATLGRSGSKFEEPPALERD
- a CDS encoding amino acid ABC transporter permease is translated as MNVLLDHLDLFRDGFLGTVSLTAASAALSLVLGVLIAGFRVSPVPPLRAFGTVWVTVLRNTPLTLLFLVAFFVLPQIVFPGISSYILGVLALGLYTSSFVCEAVRSGISTVPLGQAEAARSLGMTFVQTLRMVVLPQATRTVLPPLSSIMIALTKNSAIAGAFNNPELFSVQKVLSDKGYNVMVIFVWVALAYLVLVFLISGLFRLLERRLEVAR
- a CDS encoding amino acid ABC transporter ATP-binding protein encodes the protein MSEVSVTKDAAPAADDLVVLDNVNKHFGALHVLQDIDLTIARGEVVVVIGPSGSGKSTLCRTINRLETVDSGSISIDGKPLPQEGKPLARLRADVGMVFQAFNLFAHKTVLENVMLGQTKVRRTEKQAAETKARALLDRVGVGNQADKYPAQLSGGQQQRVAIARALAMDPKVMLFDEPTSALDPEMINEVLEVMKQLADEGMTMVVVTHEMGFARSAANRVVFMADGRIVEEATPEQFFNNPRSDRAKDFLAKILHH
- a CDS encoding response regulator transcription factor → MRLLLVEDDIHVATALSAVLARHGFDVVHARSGEEALRELLPSEDVAPFGVVLLDLGLPDQDGFEVCGRIRKISSTPVIMVTARGGVRSRIHGLNLGADDYVVKPYDTGELLARIHAVSRRAAVPEESGESSRDEGTPADSTLRVGAVTIELPTRQVCVDGTSVALTRKEFDVLALLAQRPGVVFRREQIISEVWRTSWEGTGRTLEVHVASLRSKLQLPALIETVRGVGYRLVEPSQPA